A single genomic interval of Primulina huaijiensis isolate GDHJ02 chromosome 7, ASM1229523v2, whole genome shotgun sequence harbors:
- the LOC140980470 gene encoding protein-tyrosine-phosphatase MKP1-like isoform X1, producing MIREEEKEQSPGGSWKTYSRSVSWTEHPTRKSNSKPQWNSKARACLPPLQPLSIIRPSFEEWPKAGSDDLGIWPNPPTPCARPGSATPCENSALDKPPREFDFRKDKLAFFEKECSRILDHIYLSSDAVAKNREILHQNGITHVLNCVGFVCPEYFKKELVYKTLWLHDCPSEDITSILYDVFDYFEDVREQGKRVLVHCCQGVSRSNSLVIAYLMWKEGMSFDDAFQHVKAARGVTNPNVGFACQLLQCQKRVHALPASPTSVLRMYRMAPHSPYDPLHLVPKLLCEPIEQKLDSRGAFIIHIPCALYVWTGQHCSPVMSDNAIAAASQVIRYEKAQGPVIALKEGEETFEFWDALRYCHVKSEKESMPVEFDVVPATAHPSVGERKLLEYDLDFEIFHRALSGGVLPPCPLLEVGSETHLPARENGWNRLRRKFASGVVKEFITSSKINSSGFPEHDLDFELSHGAIPGEVAPSYPLMESGSETCLPARENGWNRLRRKFASGILKEHITSSKFNPSASQVSNGPYSIDICEEVEDFVSASDVSVSSNSRCDSPHSFVSFVTSSPGWSKSNLKEVEFAAPLSEIALSRSPSFNLVDSFSSFLVSKSKSCSPSPALSPATSDYSSSFTFSPSSSNWSDLTFVSAQPSPNGLESRDADPGKRGPVEETVSVGQEVPGQCSSCGETLPSLSEHMGSHFPSRMILPSTAEVSRTKKT from the coding sequence ATGATAAGGGAAGAAGAGAAGGAGCAATCACCAGGTGGAAGTTGGAAGACATACTCAAGGTCGGTTTCATGGACTGAACATCCAACAAGAAAGTCTAATTCTAAACCACAATGGAACAGCAAAGCACGAGCTTGTTTGCCGCCACTTCAACCTCTCTCTATCATCAGACCGAGCTTTGAGGAGTGGCCAAAAGCTGGGTCGGATGATCTTGGTATATGGCCAAATCCTCCAACTCCCTGTGCAAGGCCTGGGTCCGCAACTCCCTGTGAAAATTCAGCCTTAGATAAACCTCCTCGAGAATTTGACTTTAGAAAAGACAAGCTTGCCTTTTTTGAGAAGGAATGCTCAAGGATTTTAGATCATATATATTTGAGTAGTGATGCCGTTGCAAAGAATCGCGAAATCCTCCACCAGAATGGAATCACTCATGTGCTGAACTGTGTGGGGTTTGTTTGCCCAGAATATTTTAAGAAAGAACTCGTGTACAAAACACTTTGGCTGCATGACTGCCCGTCTGAGGATATAACAAGTATTCTCTATgatgtgtttgattattttgaagATGTTCGGGAACAAGGCAAGCGCGTTCTCGTACACTGCTGTCAAGGTGTGTCTCGATCAAACTCGTTGGTCATTGCATATCTTATGTGGAAAGAGGGTATGAGCTTTGATGATGCATTTCAGCATGTCAAGGCAGCCAGAGGAGTGACTAATCCAAATGTGGGATTTGCTTGCCAATTGTTGCAGTGCCAAAAACGAGTGCATGCTCTCCCTGCAAGCCCTACTTCTGTTCTTAGGATGTATCGTATGGCACCTCACTCGCCGTATGATCCCCTGCATCTTGTACCAAAACTGTTGTGTGAACCCATTGAGCAAAAACTCGACTCTCGAGGAGCTTTCATTATtcacattccttgtgctttatatGTATGGACCGGGCAGCATTGCTCCCCTGTGATGTCAGATAATGCCATTGCAGCTGCCTCTCAAGTAATTCGTTATGAAAAGGCTCAGGGTCCAGTTATTGCTCTTAAAGAAGGTGAAGAGACATTTGAATTTTGGGATGCTCTCCGCTACTGCCATGTAAAATCCGAGAAAGAAAGTATGCCTGTGGAGTTTGATGTGGTGCCCGCTACAGCTCATCCATCTGTTGGTGAAAGGAAACTCCTAGAGTACGATTTAGATTTCGAAATATTTCACAGAGCACTTTCTGGTGGGGTCTTACCACCATGTCCGTTATTGGAAGTAGGATCTGAGACGCATCTTCCTGCTAGAGAGAATGGTTGGAACAGATTGAGGAGAAAGTTTGCCAGTGGTGTTGTGAAGGAATTTATTACCTCGTCTAAAATCAACTCTAGTGGCTTTCCAGAGCATGATTTAGATTTTGAATTATCTCACGGAGCAATTCCTGGTGAGGTTGCACCATCATATCCATTAATGGAATCAGGATCTGAAACATGTCTTCCAGCAAGAGAGAATGGTTGGAACAGATTGAGGAGAAAATTTGCCAGTGGTATTTTGAAAGAACATATCACCTCTTCTAAATTCAACCCTAGTGCCTCCCAAGTAAGTAATGGACCCTATTCAATTGATATATGTGAAGAAGTTGAAGATTTTGTATCGGCTTCTGATGTTTCAGTGTCTTCCAATAGTCGGTGTGATTCACCTCATTCATTTGTTTCGTTTGTAACCAGCAGCCCTGGTTGgtccaaaagtaacttaaaagAAGTGGAATTTGCAGCTCCTCTTTCTGAGATTGCGTTGTCTCGATCACCATCATTCAATTTGGTGGATTCTTTTTCGTCTTTTCTGGTTAGTAAATCAAAGTCCTGTTCACCATCACCGGCACTTTCACCAGCTACCTCTGATTATTCAAGTTCATTTACCTTCTCCCCATCATCATCCAACTGGTCTGACTTAACGTTTGTATCGGCTCAGCCATCTCCTAATGGACTCGAATCCAGAGATGCTGATCCTGGTAAACGTGGTCCTGTAGAGGAAACTGTTTCTGTAGGTCAAGAAGTACCCGGTCAATGTTCATCCTGTGGAGAGACTTTGCCGTCCCTTTCAGAGCATATGGGCAGCCATTTTCCTTCTAGGATGATCCTGCCCTCCACTGCAGAAGTGTCTCGTACTAAGAAAACTTGA
- the LOC140980470 gene encoding protein-tyrosine-phosphatase MKP1-like isoform X2 produces MEEEKEQSPGGSWKTYSRSVSWTEHPTRKSNSKPQWNSKARACLPPLQPLSIIRPSFEEWPKAGSDDLGIWPNPPTPCARPGSATPCENSALDKPPREFDFRKDKLAFFEKECSRILDHIYLSSDAVAKNREILHQNGITHVLNCVGFVCPEYFKKELVYKTLWLHDCPSEDITSILYDVFDYFEDVREQGKRVLVHCCQGVSRSNSLVIAYLMWKEGMSFDDAFQHVKAARGVTNPNVGFACQLLQCQKRVHALPASPTSVLRMYRMAPHSPYDPLHLVPKLLCEPIEQKLDSRGAFIIHIPCALYVWTGQHCSPVMSDNAIAAASQVIRYEKAQGPVIALKEGEETFEFWDALRYCHVKSEKESMPVEFDVVPATAHPSVGERKLLEYDLDFEIFHRALSGGVLPPCPLLEVGSETHLPARENGWNRLRRKFASGVVKEFITSSKINSSGFPEHDLDFELSHGAIPGEVAPSYPLMESGSETCLPARENGWNRLRRKFASGILKEHITSSKFNPSASQVSNGPYSIDICEEVEDFVSASDVSVSSNSRCDSPHSFVSFVTSSPGWSKSNLKEVEFAAPLSEIALSRSPSFNLVDSFSSFLVSKSKSCSPSPALSPATSDYSSSFTFSPSSSNWSDLTFVSAQPSPNGLESRDADPGKRGPVEETVSVGQEVPGQCSSCGETLPSLSEHMGSHFPSRMILPSTAEVSRTKKT; encoded by the exons AT GGAAGAAGAGAAGGAGCAATCACCAGGTGGAAGTTGGAAGACATACTCAAGGTCGGTTTCATGGACTGAACATCCAACAAGAAAGTCTAATTCTAAACCACAATGGAACAGCAAAGCACGAGCTTGTTTGCCGCCACTTCAACCTCTCTCTATCATCAGACCGAGCTTTGAGGAGTGGCCAAAAGCTGGGTCGGATGATCTTGGTATATGGCCAAATCCTCCAACTCCCTGTGCAAGGCCTGGGTCCGCAACTCCCTGTGAAAATTCAGCCTTAGATAAACCTCCTCGAGAATTTGACTTTAGAAAAGACAAGCTTGCCTTTTTTGAGAAGGAATGCTCAAGGATTTTAGATCATATATATTTGAGTAGTGATGCCGTTGCAAAGAATCGCGAAATCCTCCACCAGAATGGAATCACTCATGTGCTGAACTGTGTGGGGTTTGTTTGCCCAGAATATTTTAAGAAAGAACTCGTGTACAAAACACTTTGGCTGCATGACTGCCCGTCTGAGGATATAACAAGTATTCTCTATgatgtgtttgattattttgaagATGTTCGGGAACAAGGCAAGCGCGTTCTCGTACACTGCTGTCAAGGTGTGTCTCGATCAAACTCGTTGGTCATTGCATATCTTATGTGGAAAGAGGGTATGAGCTTTGATGATGCATTTCAGCATGTCAAGGCAGCCAGAGGAGTGACTAATCCAAATGTGGGATTTGCTTGCCAATTGTTGCAGTGCCAAAAACGAGTGCATGCTCTCCCTGCAAGCCCTACTTCTGTTCTTAGGATGTATCGTATGGCACCTCACTCGCCGTATGATCCCCTGCATCTTGTACCAAAACTGTTGTGTGAACCCATTGAGCAAAAACTCGACTCTCGAGGAGCTTTCATTATtcacattccttgtgctttatatGTATGGACCGGGCAGCATTGCTCCCCTGTGATGTCAGATAATGCCATTGCAGCTGCCTCTCAAGTAATTCGTTATGAAAAGGCTCAGGGTCCAGTTATTGCTCTTAAAGAAGGTGAAGAGACATTTGAATTTTGGGATGCTCTCCGCTACTGCCATGTAAAATCCGAGAAAGAAAGTATGCCTGTGGAGTTTGATGTGGTGCCCGCTACAGCTCATCCATCTGTTGGTGAAAGGAAACTCCTAGAGTACGATTTAGATTTCGAAATATTTCACAGAGCACTTTCTGGTGGGGTCTTACCACCATGTCCGTTATTGGAAGTAGGATCTGAGACGCATCTTCCTGCTAGAGAGAATGGTTGGAACAGATTGAGGAGAAAGTTTGCCAGTGGTGTTGTGAAGGAATTTATTACCTCGTCTAAAATCAACTCTAGTGGCTTTCCAGAGCATGATTTAGATTTTGAATTATCTCACGGAGCAATTCCTGGTGAGGTTGCACCATCATATCCATTAATGGAATCAGGATCTGAAACATGTCTTCCAGCAAGAGAGAATGGTTGGAACAGATTGAGGAGAAAATTTGCCAGTGGTATTTTGAAAGAACATATCACCTCTTCTAAATTCAACCCTAGTGCCTCCCAAGTAAGTAATGGACCCTATTCAATTGATATATGTGAAGAAGTTGAAGATTTTGTATCGGCTTCTGATGTTTCAGTGTCTTCCAATAGTCGGTGTGATTCACCTCATTCATTTGTTTCGTTTGTAACCAGCAGCCCTGGTTGgtccaaaagtaacttaaaagAAGTGGAATTTGCAGCTCCTCTTTCTGAGATTGCGTTGTCTCGATCACCATCATTCAATTTGGTGGATTCTTTTTCGTCTTTTCTGGTTAGTAAATCAAAGTCCTGTTCACCATCACCGGCACTTTCACCAGCTACCTCTGATTATTCAAGTTCATTTACCTTCTCCCCATCATCATCCAACTGGTCTGACTTAACGTTTGTATCGGCTCAGCCATCTCCTAATGGACTCGAATCCAGAGATGCTGATCCTGGTAAACGTGGTCCTGTAGAGGAAACTGTTTCTGTAGGTCAAGAAGTACCCGGTCAATGTTCATCCTGTGGAGAGACTTTGCCGTCCCTTTCAGAGCATATGGGCAGCCATTTTCCTTCTAGGATGATCCTGCCCTCCACTGCAGAAGTGTCTCGTACTAAGAAAACTTGA
- the LOC140980979 gene encoding uncharacterized protein, with translation MYRTLGAQRHIYRSCISIFVKSGLIDQAVQVFDEMSSSDCRIFSMDYNRFLGVLVKNQRFELAEYYYNSMNPKGFSLNSFTYSRFISGLCEVKNFELIYRLFHDMDTIGIVADIWAYNIYLNLLCSENIVDDALKVLRIMGEKGREPDKVSYTIIISGLCRVKRYEEAGEMWKIMIKKGLEPDNKACRALVLGLSESGQVDLAYELTVGNMRGKLRFETVIYNVLIHGFCQIGRIDKALAIKTYMKRNGCEPDLITHNVLLNYCCGHLMLDAAEKLMEKMEKGGMKPDSYSYNALLKGLCKASMIDKAYMLIVNKMEGKGVVDVVSYNTVIHALCKFGRTSRAYKLLWEMGRKGIFPDVDTFSILIDAFLKEGNSSAARDLVEQMTKMGLIPSRALYTIVIDHLCKTGRIGMAHSTFHDMLEQGVYPDVVSYNALINGYCKSFKVSEALNLYEEMQTIGVYPDDVTFKLIIGGLLKENKLSLACGIWDQMMEKGFTLDRDLSEALIKAIRSKEVS, from the coding sequence ATGTATAGAACTCTTGGCGCACAACGCCATATATACCGTTCTTGCATTTCTATCTTCGTCAAATCCGGACTAATTGATCAGGCAGTTCAGGTGTTCGACGAAATGTCCTCCTCGGATTGCAGAATTTTTTCGATGGATTACAATCGATTTCTCGGAGTTTTGGTGAAAAACCAGCGTTTCGAATTGGCTGAATATTATTATAACTCCATGAATCCGAAAGGGTTCTCTTTGAATTCCTTTACTTACTCAAGATTTATTTCCGGGTTGTGTGAAGTTAAGAACTTTGAGCTTATTTACAGGCTTTTTCATGACATGGATACCATTGGTATCGTTGCTGATATTTGGGCTTATAACATTTATTTGAATCTTTTGTGTAGTGAGAATATAGTGGATGATGCTTTGAAGGTGTTGAGAATAATGGGAGAGAAGGGACGAGAACCTGATAAAGTAAGCTATACTATTATAATTAGTGGATTGTGTAGAGTCAAACGATACGAGGAGGCCGGAGAAATGTGGAAAATTATGATCAAGAAAGGGCTGGAACCGGATAACAAGGCATGCAGGGCACTTGTGCTAGGATTAAGTGAGAGTGGACAGGTTGATTTGGCTTATGAACTCACAGTGGGGAATATGAGGGGAAAACTTAGGTTTGAGACGGTAATCTATAATGTGCTTATACACGGGTTTTGTCAGATTGGTAGGATTGACAAGGCGCTTGCTATTAAGACTTATATGAAGAGGAATGGGTGTGAGCCAGATTTAATCACTCATAATGTGTTGTTAAATTATTGTTGTGGTCACTTAATGTTAGATGCGGCAGAAAAATTAATGGAGAAGATGGAGAAGGGTGGGATGAAACCTGACAGTTACAGCTACAATGCGCTCCTAAAGGGTCTCTGCAAAGCCAGTATGATAGATAAGGCATACATGTTGATAGTAAATAAGATGGAGGGCAAAGGAGTTGTAGATGTTGTATCTTACAACACAGTGATACATGCACTTTGCAAATTTGGTCGTACCAGCAGAGCTTATAAACTCTTGTGGGAGATGGGGAGGAAGGGAATCTTTCCAGATGTGGATACATTTAGTATTCTCATAGATGCCTTTCTGAAAGAAGGCAACTCAAGTGCAGCCAGGGACCTTGTTGAGCAGATGACAAAGATGGGTCTAATTCCAAGTCGTGCATTATATACCATCGTTATTGACCATCTATGTAAGACAGGTAGAATAGGAATGGCTCACAGTACTTTCCATGATATGCTAGAACAGGGAGTTTACCCTGATGTTGTGTCCTATAATGCTCTCATCAATGGATATTGTAAGTCTTTTAAAGTTAGTGAAGCCTTGAATCTATATGAAGAGATGCAAACTATAGGTGTTTATCCAGATGACGTGACTTTCAAATTGATTATTGGGGGTCTCTTAAAGGAAAATAAGCTTTCCTTGGCATGTGGAATCTGGGATCAAATGATGGAGAAAGGATTTACGCTTGACAGAGATTTGTCGGAGGCTCTTATCAAGGCGATCAGATCAAAAGAAGTGTCCTGA
- the LOC140980470 gene encoding protein-tyrosine-phosphatase MKP1-like isoform X3 produces MIREEEKEQSPGGSWKTYSRSVSWTEHPTRKSNSKPQWNSKARACLPPLQPLSIIRPSFEEWPKAGSDDLGIWPNPPTPCARPGSATPCENSALDKPPREFDFRKDKLAFFEKECSRILDHIYLSSDAVAKNREILHQNGITHVLNCVGFVCPEYFKKELVYKTLWLHDCPSEDITSILYDVFDYFEDVREQGKRVLVHCCQGVSRSNSLVIAYLMWKEGMSFDDAFQHVKAARGVTNPNVGFACQLLQCQKRVHALPASPTSVLRMYRMAPHSPYDPLHLVPKLLCEPIEQKLDSRGAFIIHIPCALYVWTGQHCSPVMSDNAIAAASQVIRYEKAQGPVIALKEGEETFEFWDALRYCHVKSEKESMPVEFDVVPATAHPSVGERKLLEYDLDFEIFHRALSGGVLPPCPLLEVGSETHLPARENGWNRLRRKFASGVVKEFITSSKINSSGFPEHDLDFELSHGAIPGEVAPSYPLMESGSETCLPARENGWNRLRRKFASGILKEHITSSKFNPSASQVSNGPYSIDICEEVEDFVSASDVSVSSNSRCDSPHSFVSFVTSSPGWSKSNLKEVEFAAPLSEIALSRSPSFNLVDSFSSFLPSPNGLESRDADPGKRGPVEETVSVGQEVPGQCSSCGETLPSLSEHMGSHFPSRMILPSTAEVSRTKKT; encoded by the exons ATGATAAGGGAAGAAGAGAAGGAGCAATCACCAGGTGGAAGTTGGAAGACATACTCAAGGTCGGTTTCATGGACTGAACATCCAACAAGAAAGTCTAATTCTAAACCACAATGGAACAGCAAAGCACGAGCTTGTTTGCCGCCACTTCAACCTCTCTCTATCATCAGACCGAGCTTTGAGGAGTGGCCAAAAGCTGGGTCGGATGATCTTGGTATATGGCCAAATCCTCCAACTCCCTGTGCAAGGCCTGGGTCCGCAACTCCCTGTGAAAATTCAGCCTTAGATAAACCTCCTCGAGAATTTGACTTTAGAAAAGACAAGCTTGCCTTTTTTGAGAAGGAATGCTCAAGGATTTTAGATCATATATATTTGAGTAGTGATGCCGTTGCAAAGAATCGCGAAATCCTCCACCAGAATGGAATCACTCATGTGCTGAACTGTGTGGGGTTTGTTTGCCCAGAATATTTTAAGAAAGAACTCGTGTACAAAACACTTTGGCTGCATGACTGCCCGTCTGAGGATATAACAAGTATTCTCTATgatgtgtttgattattttgaagATGTTCGGGAACAAGGCAAGCGCGTTCTCGTACACTGCTGTCAAGGTGTGTCTCGATCAAACTCGTTGGTCATTGCATATCTTATGTGGAAAGAGGGTATGAGCTTTGATGATGCATTTCAGCATGTCAAGGCAGCCAGAGGAGTGACTAATCCAAATGTGGGATTTGCTTGCCAATTGTTGCAGTGCCAAAAACGAGTGCATGCTCTCCCTGCAAGCCCTACTTCTGTTCTTAGGATGTATCGTATGGCACCTCACTCGCCGTATGATCCCCTGCATCTTGTACCAAAACTGTTGTGTGAACCCATTGAGCAAAAACTCGACTCTCGAGGAGCTTTCATTATtcacattccttgtgctttatatGTATGGACCGGGCAGCATTGCTCCCCTGTGATGTCAGATAATGCCATTGCAGCTGCCTCTCAAGTAATTCGTTATGAAAAGGCTCAGGGTCCAGTTATTGCTCTTAAAGAAGGTGAAGAGACATTTGAATTTTGGGATGCTCTCCGCTACTGCCATGTAAAATCCGAGAAAGAAAGTATGCCTGTGGAGTTTGATGTGGTGCCCGCTACAGCTCATCCATCTGTTGGTGAAAGGAAACTCCTAGAGTACGATTTAGATTTCGAAATATTTCACAGAGCACTTTCTGGTGGGGTCTTACCACCATGTCCGTTATTGGAAGTAGGATCTGAGACGCATCTTCCTGCTAGAGAGAATGGTTGGAACAGATTGAGGAGAAAGTTTGCCAGTGGTGTTGTGAAGGAATTTATTACCTCGTCTAAAATCAACTCTAGTGGCTTTCCAGAGCATGATTTAGATTTTGAATTATCTCACGGAGCAATTCCTGGTGAGGTTGCACCATCATATCCATTAATGGAATCAGGATCTGAAACATGTCTTCCAGCAAGAGAGAATGGTTGGAACAGATTGAGGAGAAAATTTGCCAGTGGTATTTTGAAAGAACATATCACCTCTTCTAAATTCAACCCTAGTGCCTCCCAAGTAAGTAATGGACCCTATTCAATTGATATATGTGAAGAAGTTGAAGATTTTGTATCGGCTTCTGATGTTTCAGTGTCTTCCAATAGTCGGTGTGATTCACCTCATTCATTTGTTTCGTTTGTAACCAGCAGCCCTGGTTGgtccaaaagtaacttaaaagAAGTGGAATTTGCAGCTCCTCTTTCTGAGATTGCGTTGTCTCGATCACCATCATTCAATTTGGTGGATTCTTTTTCGTCTTTTCTG CCATCTCCTAATGGACTCGAATCCAGAGATGCTGATCCTGGTAAACGTGGTCCTGTAGAGGAAACTGTTTCTGTAGGTCAAGAAGTACCCGGTCAATGTTCATCCTGTGGAGAGACTTTGCCGTCCCTTTCAGAGCATATGGGCAGCCATTTTCCTTCTAGGATGATCCTGCCCTCCACTGCAGAAGTGTCTCGTACTAAGAAAACTTGA